One Pseudomonas tolaasii NCPPB 2192 genomic window carries:
- the plsB gene encoding glycerol-3-phosphate 1-O-acyltransferase PlsB, which yields MTRSPFRRLVFGTLRRLLYLWVRSETINQSSLTLNLDRSRPVFYVLQSPSLTELAVVDKECTKAGLPRPVLPVSVGPLLEPAAFFYLTPEPDWLGRQDKRGAPPTLTRLVNTLSEHAEENAQIIPVSVFWGQSPESESSPWKLLFADSWAVTGRLRRLLSILILGRKTRVQFSAPINLRELIEHNKGHERTVRMAQRILRVHFRNLKTAVIGPDLSHRRNLVKGLVNMPLVRQAIADEAEREKISPEKAKAQALRYGNEIASDYTYTAIRFLEVVLSWFWNKIYDGIKVNNIEGVQKVAQGYEVIYVPCHRSHIDYLLLSYLLFKNGLTPPHIAAGINLNMPVIGSLLRRGGAFFMRRTFKGNPLYTSVFNEYLHTLFTKGFPVEYFVEGGRSRTGRMLQPKTGMLAITLRSFLRSSRMPIVFVPVYIGYERVLEGRTYLGELRGASKKKESIFDIFKVVGALKQRFGQVAVNFGEPIKLAEFLDAEQPDWRAQELGPNYKPAWLNETTNRLGEQVARHLNEAAAVNPVNLVALALLSTTRLALDEQAMARQLDLYLALLRRVPYSPHTTLPEGDGLALIKHVKDMDLLSEQSDALGKIVYLDEQNAVLMTYYRNNVLHIFALPALLASFFQSSSRMSREQILRFTRALYPYLQSELFIRWSLDELDAVVDQWLEAFVEQGLLRFENEVYLRPAPSSRHFVLLTLLSKSIAQTLQRFYMAISLLLNSGQNSISAEELEDLCTIMAQRLSILHGLNAPEFFDKSLFRHFIQTLLEEDVLRRDEAGKLSYHDLLGELAEGAAKRVLPADIRLSIRQVALHRVDGAAEAPAEPEPVKPEESR from the coding sequence ATGACCCGCTCCCCGTTCCGCCGTCTGGTGTTTGGCACCTTGCGTCGGCTGTTGTACCTCTGGGTTCGCTCAGAGACGATCAACCAGTCGTCCCTAACCCTTAACCTGGACCGCAGCCGGCCGGTGTTCTACGTCCTGCAATCGCCTTCCCTCACCGAATTGGCGGTGGTCGACAAGGAATGCACCAAGGCCGGCCTGCCGCGGCCGGTGCTGCCGGTGTCGGTGGGCCCGTTGCTGGAACCTGCGGCATTCTTCTACCTCACGCCGGAACCGGATTGGCTCGGCCGCCAGGACAAGCGCGGCGCGCCGCCGACCCTGACCCGGCTGGTCAACACCCTCAGCGAACACGCCGAAGAGAATGCACAAATCATTCCGGTCAGTGTGTTCTGGGGCCAGTCACCGGAGAGCGAGTCCAGCCCGTGGAAACTGCTGTTTGCCGACAGCTGGGCCGTGACCGGGCGCCTGCGCCGGTTGTTGAGCATCCTGATCCTGGGCCGCAAGACCCGTGTGCAATTCTCTGCGCCTATCAACCTGCGTGAATTGATCGAGCACAATAAAGGGCACGAACGTACCGTGCGCATGGCCCAGCGCATCCTGCGTGTGCACTTTCGTAACCTGAAAACCGCCGTGATCGGCCCCGACCTGTCCCACCGTCGCAACCTGGTGAAGGGCCTGGTCAACATGCCGCTGGTGCGCCAGGCGATTGCGGACGAAGCCGAACGGGAAAAAATCTCCCCGGAAAAAGCCAAGGCCCAGGCCCTGCGCTACGGAAACGAAATCGCCTCGGACTACACCTATACCGCGATCCGCTTCCTGGAGGTGGTGCTGAGCTGGTTCTGGAACAAGATCTACGACGGCATCAAGGTCAATAACATCGAAGGTGTGCAAAAGGTTGCCCAGGGTTACGAGGTGATCTACGTCCCTTGCCACCGCAGCCACATCGACTACCTGTTGCTGTCTTACCTGCTGTTCAAAAACGGCCTGACCCCGCCGCACATCGCCGCCGGGATCAACCTGAACATGCCGGTGATCGGCAGCCTGCTGCGTCGTGGCGGAGCGTTTTTCATGCGCCGCACCTTCAAGGGCAACCCGCTGTACACCTCGGTGTTCAACGAATACCTGCACACCCTCTTCACCAAGGGCTTTCCGGTGGAGTACTTCGTGGAAGGCGGCCGTTCGCGTACCGGGCGCATGCTGCAGCCGAAAACCGGGATGCTGGCGATCACTCTGCGCAGTTTCCTGCGCTCCTCGCGTATGCCCATCGTATTTGTGCCGGTGTACATCGGCTATGAGCGCGTGCTCGAAGGCCGCACCTACCTCGGCGAGCTGCGCGGCGCGAGCAAGAAGAAAGAGTCGATTTTCGACATTTTCAAAGTGGTCGGCGCACTCAAGCAGCGCTTTGGCCAGGTAGCCGTCAACTTCGGTGAGCCGATCAAGCTGGCCGAGTTCCTCGACGCCGAGCAGCCGGACTGGCGTGCCCAGGAACTGGGCCCGAACTACAAACCGGCCTGGCTCAACGAAACCACCAACCGTCTCGGCGAGCAGGTGGCGCGCCACTTGAACGAAGCCGCGGCCGTAAACCCGGTGAACCTGGTGGCCCTGGCGTTGCTGTCGACCACGCGCCTGGCTCTGGACGAACAGGCCATGGCACGTCAGCTCGACCTGTACCTGGCGCTGCTGCGCCGCGTGCCCTACTCGCCCCATACCACCTTGCCGGAAGGCGATGGCCTGGCGCTGATCAAGCACGTCAAAGATATGGACCTGCTCTCGGAGCAAAGCGATGCCCTGGGCAAAATCGTCTATCTGGACGAGCAAAATGCCGTCCTGATGACCTACTACCGCAACAACGTGCTGCACATTTTCGCCCTGCCCGCGTTGCTCGCCAGCTTCTTCCAGAGCAGCTCGCGCATGAGCCGCGAACAGATCCTGCGTTTCACCCGCGCGCTGTACCCGTACCTGCAATCGGAGTTGTTTATCCGCTGGTCACTGGACGAGCTGGACGCCGTGGTCGACCAGTGGCTGGAAGCCTTTGTGGAGCAGGGCCTGCTGCGCTTCGAAAACGAGGTGTACCTGCGCCCGGCGCCGAGTTCGCGACACTTCGTGCTGCTGACGCTGCTGTCCAAAAGCATCGCCCAGACCCTGCAACGTTTCTACATGGCAATTTCGCTGCTGCTCAACAGCGGCCAGAACAGCATCAGCGCCGAGGAACTGGAAGACCTGTGCACGATCATGGCCCAGCGCCTGTCGATTCTGCATGGCCTCAATGCGCCGGAGTTTTTCGATAAAAGCCTTTTCCGACATTTTATCCAGACGTTGCTGGAAGAAGATGTGCTGCGTCGCGACGAAGCCGGCAAGTTGAGCTACCACGACCTGCTCGGCGAACTGGCCGAAGGGGCCGCCAAACGCGTGTTGCCGGCCGATATCCGGCTGTCGATTCGCCAGGTCGCACTGCACCGCGTCGATGGCGCAGCTGAAGCGCCGGCGGAGCCCGAGCCGGTCAAACCGGAAGAAAGCCGCTAG
- a CDS encoding cold-shock protein, translated as MATRETGNVKWFNDAKGYGFIQRDDGKDVFVHYRAIRGEGHRSLAEGQQVEYAVVTGEKGLQAEDVVGL; from the coding sequence ATGGCAACGCGCGAAACCGGCAATGTGAAGTGGTTCAACGATGCAAAGGGCTACGGGTTTATTCAGCGCGATGACGGCAAGGATGTGTTTGTGCACTACCGCGCCATTCGCGGTGAAGGCCACCGCTCTTTGGCTGAGGGCCAGCAGGTGGAATACGCCGTGGTGACCGGCGAGAAGGGTTTGCAGGCGGAGGATGTGGTGGG